A part of Eubacterium sp. AB3007 genomic DNA contains:
- a CDS encoding HPr family phosphocarrier protein: MVSKTVKIVNEQGFHMRPASVFSQEMAKFDSEISLKGNGKTANGKSVMTLIASGFKCGTDITVECTGAEEEAQLAKAVEMIEAGLGD, translated from the coding sequence ATGGTATCCAAGACAGTAAAGATCGTTAACGAGCAGGGGTTCCACATGAGGCCGGCCAGCGTGTTCTCTCAGGAGATGGCCAAGTTTGACAGTGAGATCTCCCTCAAGGGAAATGGCAAGACCGCTAACGGAAAGAGCGTCATGACACTGATTGCCTCCGGGTTTAAGTGCGGCACTGATATCACCGTGGAATGCACTGGTGCAGAGGAAGAGGCACAGCTGGCGAAAGCTGTGGAAATGATCGAGGCTGGTCTGGGCGACTGA
- a CDS encoding DeoR/GlpR family DNA-binding transcription regulator encodes MLQYERYAIILNQLKEQQSVTVNELSKVLQVSESTIRRDITDLDNAGRLRKVFGGAVAISEGPRVQLKDMATKAASFVQEKKAIARYAASLIEDGDYVFLDAGTTTGAMIQFLDNKTVTYVTNAARHALALAERGLMVYQIGGRMRQETESIIGSVAVENIRKYNFNKCFMGTDAIDIHRGLTTSEMEEGMIKTEAIRHGLQIYVLADHSKFDQVAQVRFGSLDAGKIITDREPKTNYRKLSEIIIAKEERA; translated from the coding sequence ATGCTACAGTACGAACGATATGCGATCATACTGAATCAGTTGAAAGAACAACAGTCGGTGACGGTCAACGAGCTATCGAAGGTACTTCAGGTGAGCGAGTCTACGATCCGCAGGGACATCACAGATCTCGACAACGCGGGGCGCCTCCGGAAGGTGTTTGGCGGTGCCGTTGCTATCAGTGAGGGCCCCAGAGTCCAGCTGAAGGATATGGCGACCAAGGCGGCAAGCTTTGTGCAGGAGAAGAAGGCGATCGCCAGATACGCAGCGAGTCTGATCGAGGATGGAGATTACGTATTTCTGGATGCAGGGACGACTACAGGCGCCATGATCCAATTCCTGGATAATAAGACAGTCACCTATGTCACCAACGCAGCCAGACATGCGCTGGCGCTGGCGGAACGTGGACTGATGGTCTATCAGATCGGTGGCAGGATGCGACAGGAGACAGAGTCCATCATCGGTTCCGTGGCGGTGGAGAATATCAGGAAATACAATTTCAACAAGTGTTTCATGGGCACAGACGCTATCGACATTCATCGGGGGCTGACTACCTCAGAGATGGAGGAGGGGATGATCAAGACAGAGGCCATTCGACACGGGCTTCAGATCTACGTCCTGGCCGATCATAGCAAGTTCGATCAGGTAGCACAGGTCCGGTTCGGCTCACTGGATGCAGGAAAGATCATCACCGATCGGGAGCCCAAGACGAATTACAGGAAACTGTCGGAAATCATCATAGCAAAGGAGGAGCGAGCATGA
- a CDS encoding fructose-specific PTS transporter subunit EIIC has translation MKINDLLKAESITIDAGATTKEQAIEMMIDLHDAAGNLADKAIYTEGILAREAQGTTAIGEGIAIPHCKTDAVKQPGLVAMTVPEGIDYGAPDGQPSNLLFMIAAPMDGDLHLDVLAKLMTLLMDLDLRKRLLAAGSGQEFLDELNKAEAEKFPEEAEAAEEEKDTAAKAEEAGYRLLAVTACPTGIAHTYMAAEALNQKGEEMGVSIKVETNGSGGAKNVLSAEEIQNAEAIIVAADKNVPMARFNGKKVLITKVADGINKPEELINRALAGDCPVFDSGSEAGNIEADEDESIGRKIYKDLMNGVSHMLPFVIGGGILIALAFLIDTIAGAPRDGDFGTYTVAAAYFKTIGGYAFSFMLPVLAGFIAESIADRPGLAVGFVGGFMATTGSTFAEVGGDAAAVSGFLGALLAGFAGGYIVILIKKVFAWLPDTIARMMPVLIIPLLGVFLMGTFMCAVNPIMGAINNGLSGALGSMSGSTSVLLGCIVAGMMAIDMGGPFNKAAYVFGVGMLAEGIYDVMAAVMVGGMIPPIAIALSTTFFKNRWTNNELKSGPVNYIMGLCFITEGAIPYAAADPLRVIPSCVIGSAVGGGLSMLFGCQLMAPHGGIFVFPVVTNVLGYIVALVAGAAVGMVMLAIFKKKKSAEEMNDKGNAIGLVLE, from the coding sequence ATGAAAATCAATGACCTGTTGAAAGCCGAATCGATCACCATCGATGCCGGCGCGACCACCAAGGAGCAGGCGATCGAGATGATGATCGACCTGCATGATGCGGCCGGGAATCTGGCAGACAAAGCAATCTACACCGAGGGTATCCTGGCCAGAGAGGCCCAGGGAACCACCGCCATCGGAGAGGGGATCGCCATCCCGCACTGTAAGACAGATGCTGTGAAACAGCCAGGCCTGGTGGCTATGACCGTTCCTGAGGGTATCGACTACGGTGCTCCGGACGGACAGCCCTCCAACCTGCTGTTCATGATCGCGGCCCCTATGGATGGGGATCTGCACCTGGATGTGTTGGCGAAACTGATGACTTTGCTGATGGATCTGGATCTCAGAAAGCGTCTGCTGGCGGCTGGGTCAGGACAGGAATTCCTGGACGAGCTGAACAAGGCAGAGGCAGAGAAGTTCCCGGAGGAAGCAGAGGCTGCAGAAGAAGAGAAGGATACAGCCGCAAAGGCTGAAGAGGCGGGCTACCGCCTTCTGGCCGTCACCGCCTGCCCCACCGGCATCGCTCACACCTATATGGCTGCAGAAGCGCTGAATCAGAAGGGAGAGGAGATGGGGGTCTCTATCAAGGTTGAGACCAACGGCTCCGGAGGCGCCAAGAACGTACTCTCCGCTGAGGAGATCCAGAACGCAGAGGCGATCATCGTGGCTGCAGATAAGAACGTGCCCATGGCCCGTTTCAACGGCAAGAAGGTCCTGATTACCAAGGTGGCAGACGGCATCAACAAGCCGGAAGAACTGATCAACAGAGCGCTGGCAGGGGACTGCCCTGTGTTCGACAGCGGATCTGAGGCTGGCAATATCGAGGCGGATGAGGATGAGAGCATCGGACGGAAGATCTATAAGGATCTGATGAACGGCGTTTCCCATATGCTCCCCTTCGTCATCGGCGGAGGAATCCTGATCGCGCTGGCGTTCCTGATCGACACTATCGCGGGAGCACCCAGAGACGGCGATTTCGGTACCTATACCGTAGCGGCCGCGTATTTCAAGACCATCGGCGGATATGCCTTCAGCTTCATGCTGCCGGTACTGGCAGGTTTCATCGCTGAGAGCATCGCGGACAGACCGGGCCTGGCGGTAGGCTTTGTGGGCGGATTCATGGCCACCACCGGAAGCACCTTTGCAGAGGTTGGCGGTGACGCGGCGGCCGTATCCGGATTCCTGGGGGCGCTGCTGGCCGGATTTGCAGGTGGATATATCGTCATCCTGATAAAGAAAGTGTTTGCATGGCTGCCGGACACCATCGCCAGAATGATGCCGGTGCTGATCATTCCGCTTCTGGGCGTGTTCCTAATGGGCACCTTCATGTGCGCGGTGAACCCCATCATGGGTGCTATCAACAACGGCTTGTCCGGGGCGCTGGGCTCCATGAGCGGTTCTACCTCTGTCCTGCTTGGATGCATCGTGGCCGGCATGATGGCCATCGATATGGGAGGCCCCTTCAACAAGGCGGCGTACGTGTTTGGTGTCGGTATGCTGGCAGAGGGCATCTATGATGTCATGGCCGCTGTCATGGTTGGCGGCATGATCCCGCCGATCGCCATCGCGCTGTCCACCACCTTCTTCAAGAACAGATGGACCAACAACGAGCTGAAGTCCGGCCCTGTGAACTACATCATGGGACTTTGCTTCATCACAGAGGGCGCGATCCCCTATGCAGCAGCAGACCCGCTTCGGGTGATCCCATCCTGCGTGATCGGATCTGCAGTAGGCGGCGGACTGTCCATGCTCTTCGGATGCCAGTTGATGGCACCTCACGGCGGCATCTTCGTATTCCCGGTCGTTACCAACGTGCTGGGGTATATTGTGGCACTGGTTGCGGGTGCAGCAGTCGGTATGGTCATGCTGGCCATCTTCAAGAAAAAGAAATCTGCTGAGGAAATGAACGACAAAGGTAATGCAATCGGACTCGTTTTGGAGTAG
- a CDS encoding YhbY family RNA-binding protein: MLTGKQRSYLKGLANGLQVTASIGKRGLTDTVRQTIDENLSARELVKVSIQEGVELDPKEVCNQVAGELHAEYVQAIGRRFVVYRMAKDPEKRKIDLKGV, from the coding sequence ATGCTAACAGGGAAACAACGCAGTTACCTGAAGGGACTGGCCAATGGCCTGCAGGTGACGGCCAGCATAGGAAAACGCGGGCTCACCGACACGGTGCGCCAGACCATCGATGAGAATCTTTCGGCGAGGGAGCTGGTGAAGGTATCCATCCAGGAAGGGGTGGAGCTGGATCCGAAGGAGGTCTGTAATCAGGTGGCAGGGGAGCTGCATGCAGAGTACGTGCAGGCCATCGGACGCAGATTCGTGGTATACCGGATGGCAAAGGATCCGGAGAAGCGGAAGATCGATCTGAAGGGGGTTTAA
- the ptsP gene encoding phosphoenolpyruvate--protein phosphotransferase, giving the protein MLKGIAASEGIGIGKIVTISQQKITYEQKPVIGVHKEIDRLHEAIDTFVTKTEALAEKMEQSVNAKDAKIIRGHITMLNDPFMISQMEDQIKNDICAEAAAENVLNMFRDIFAAAEDELTQQRATDVEDIKTRLLKILLGIEDRDLKDLPAGTVLVVEDLTPSMTAELNKDNIAAIVTESGGMTSHSAILSRALEIPAVLSVTGAVGTLKEDSYVIVDGIDGVVVTAPTVDELAAYEEKRDAFLKDKAQLKAFVGKPTMTADGVSKEVFCNVGNPKDGIQARDKDGEGVGLFRTEFLFMDRETMPDEDEQYEAYKKVADTLAGKTVIIRTLDVGGDKEIPYMGLPKEENPFLGYRAVRYCLHNPELYKVQLKALVRANADCGEHIWIMVPMITSVGEFRQVRSLVEEICQETGLPMPRIGTMIETPAAYIMAEVLAKYCDFFSIGTNDLTQYIMAADRGNSDVAYLYNTYDPAVLRSLKGIINAGTEAGIPVGMCGEAAADPMLIPLLISFGLEEFSVSPTSVLKTRREISLWSCSEADAVAEKALSLETAEEVEDYLKSVRK; this is encoded by the coding sequence ATGCTGAAGGGAATCGCAGCTTCTGAGGGAATCGGGATCGGCAAGATCGTCACCATCTCCCAGCAGAAGATCACCTATGAACAGAAGCCGGTGATCGGTGTTCACAAGGAGATCGACCGCCTGCACGAGGCTATCGATACGTTCGTCACCAAGACAGAGGCCCTGGCCGAGAAGATGGAACAGTCCGTGAACGCCAAGGATGCCAAGATCATCCGTGGACACATTACCATGCTGAATGACCCGTTCATGATCAGTCAGATGGAGGATCAGATCAAGAACGACATCTGCGCAGAGGCGGCAGCAGAGAACGTGCTGAACATGTTCCGTGATATTTTCGCCGCAGCTGAGGACGAACTGACGCAGCAGCGTGCCACCGATGTGGAGGATATCAAGACACGTCTCCTGAAGATCCTTCTGGGGATCGAGGACAGGGATCTGAAGGATCTGCCTGCCGGAACTGTATTGGTAGTAGAGGATCTGACTCCTTCCATGACGGCGGAGCTGAACAAGGACAATATAGCGGCCATCGTCACCGAGTCCGGTGGCATGACCTCTCATTCAGCCATCCTCTCCCGTGCGCTGGAGATTCCGGCGGTGCTCAGTGTCACCGGGGCGGTGGGCACGCTGAAGGAGGATAGCTATGTGATCGTAGACGGGATCGATGGAGTGGTGGTCACCGCACCTACCGTGGATGAGCTGGCCGCTTATGAGGAGAAGCGAGATGCTTTCCTGAAGGACAAAGCCCAGCTGAAGGCGTTTGTCGGCAAGCCTACAATGACTGCAGACGGAGTTTCCAAGGAAGTGTTCTGTAACGTGGGGAACCCCAAGGATGGCATCCAGGCACGGGATAAGGACGGAGAAGGTGTGGGGCTGTTCCGCACAGAGTTCCTGTTCATGGACAGGGAGACCATGCCTGATGAGGACGAGCAGTACGAGGCTTACAAGAAGGTGGCGGACACGCTGGCCGGCAAGACCGTCATCATCCGCACCCTGGATGTGGGGGGAGACAAGGAGATCCCCTATATGGGCCTTCCAAAGGAAGAAAACCCCTTCCTGGGGTACCGTGCCGTACGCTACTGCCTGCACAATCCTGAACTCTACAAGGTACAGTTGAAAGCGCTGGTGCGTGCCAATGCAGACTGTGGGGAGCACATCTGGATCATGGTACCGATGATCACCTCGGTCGGTGAGTTCCGGCAGGTACGGTCACTGGTGGAGGAGATCTGTCAGGAGACCGGACTTCCCATGCCGCGCATAGGAACCATGATCGAGACTCCAGCGGCTTACATCATGGCAGAGGTGTTGGCAAAATACTGCGACTTCTTCAGTATCGGGACCAACGATCTGACCCAGTATATCATGGCGGCAGATCGCGGCAACAGTGACGTGGCTTACCTGTATAATACTTATGATCCGGCAGTGCTGCGGTCACTGAAAGGAATCATCAATGCCGGCACTGAGGCAGGCATTCCGGTGGGGATGTGCGGCGAAGCAGCGGCAGATCCCATGTTGATTCCGCTTCTGATCAGTTTTGGGCTGGAGGAGTTCTCTGTCTCACCAACCTCTGTTCTGAAGACGCGCAGAGAGATCAGTCTCTGGTCCTGCAGTGAAGCGGATGCCGTGGCAGAGAAGGCTTTGTCCCTGGAGACTGCGGAAGAAGTGGAGGATTACCTGAAGAGCGTACGGAAGTGA
- a CDS encoding AI-2E family transporter, translating into MKPDKKPHMNPRYTQISLYVIFTCAIIYLLVKMFDHGDDILQYTGRALSFLKVIFVPIVGGFAIAYILRPMVEFLKRRFIRISLLQTRPKLTNTLATLATYLIVLAVLLAALLVLIVSITKEIRTVNFDDFGNLMTIVADNLNGIQDSLQKWIDKMPVGSEDLTAYLKKLASAVGSVSASAGTALVGFAASLTGFLTNLMFSVIFSIYFLLDGRNLENYWDGVLKTISSKHFYRVFHTVVDDTDKVFSSYIKGQLLDALILAFMVAVGLSIVGVPYGVVIGIVTGIGNLIPYVGAFVAYVCTIASCLLAGDIRMLIIATVMICIFQFIDGNIINPKLLSDSVEVHPLLVICCLLIGGAFGGVIGMVVSVPVGAVLKIQFERILNHIAEKRGMSLPVDPPEDSAL; encoded by the coding sequence ATGAAACCAGATAAGAAACCACATATGAACCCGCGCTACACCCAGATCTCGTTGTACGTGATCTTCACCTGCGCCATCATCTACCTGTTGGTCAAGATGTTCGACCATGGGGATGACATCCTGCAATACACTGGCAGGGCCCTCTCCTTCCTGAAGGTGATCTTTGTGCCCATCGTCGGCGGCTTCGCCATCGCCTATATCCTGCGGCCGATGGTGGAGTTCCTGAAGCGCAGATTCATCCGGATATCCCTCTTGCAAACCCGTCCCAAACTCACCAATACCCTGGCTACTCTGGCTACCTACCTGATCGTACTTGCCGTGCTCCTGGCTGCGCTGCTCGTGCTCATCGTCTCCATCACCAAGGAGATCCGGACCGTGAACTTTGACGACTTCGGTAACCTGATGACCATCGTGGCGGACAACCTGAACGGTATCCAGGACAGTCTGCAGAAGTGGATCGACAAGATGCCCGTAGGTTCCGAGGACCTGACAGCTTACCTGAAGAAGCTCGCTTCTGCCGTCGGCTCTGTTTCTGCCTCGGCGGGAACCGCTCTGGTGGGGTTTGCCGCCAGCCTGACCGGCTTCCTCACCAACCTCATGTTCAGCGTGATCTTTTCGATCTATTTCCTTCTGGACGGACGAAATCTGGAGAATTACTGGGACGGCGTCCTGAAGACCATCTCCAGCAAGCATTTTTACCGGGTCTTTCACACGGTTGTGGATGACACCGACAAGGTCTTCTCCAGTTACATCAAAGGCCAACTCCTGGATGCACTCATCCTGGCGTTCATGGTGGCTGTCGGACTGTCCATCGTGGGCGTGCCCTATGGTGTGGTCATCGGCATCGTCACCGGCATCGGCAATCTGATCCCCTACGTGGGTGCTTTCGTTGCCTACGTCTGTACCATCGCTTCCTGTCTGCTGGCAGGTGACATCCGGATGCTGATCATCGCCACCGTCATGATCTGCATCTTCCAGTTCATCGACGGCAACATCATCAACCCCAAACTCCTCAGCGACAGCGTGGAAGTCCACCCACTTCTGGTGATCTGCTGCCTGTTGATTGGCGGTGCCTTCGGCGGAGTCATCGGCATGGTGGTCAGTGTGCCTGTAGGCGCTGTGCTGAAGATCCAGTTCGAGCGGATCCTGAACCACATCGCAGAGAAGCGAGGGATGTCCTTGCCTGTCGATCCACCCGAGGACAGTGCTTTGTGA
- the pfkB gene encoding 1-phosphofructokinase produces MIYTVTFNPAIDYIVHMDNFRAGYTNRTVREEYYFGGKGINVSTILGNLGIETTALGFVSGFTGKALARGLEEQGMQTDFIELAEGFTRINVKIKDDGAQTESGDFNRSETEINGQGPTIGPEAVEALFAKFDQIGQEDILVVSGSVPASMPDDIYERIMQKTSAAGIVTVVDATGSLLLKVLQYGPFLIKPNNDEVSEMLGKRLETTEEIIWGARELRKMGARNVLVSRGSKGAVLVSDKDEVITADAIKCEAVNTVGAGDSMVAGFLAGYMKTKDYSYALKLGTAAGAATAAAPGLASGEEIERMLRK; encoded by the coding sequence ATGATCTACACAGTAACGTTCAACCCGGCTATCGACTACATCGTACACATGGATAACTTCCGGGCAGGATACACCAACCGGACGGTTCGGGAGGAGTACTACTTCGGTGGCAAGGGGATCAATGTATCGACGATTCTCGGCAATCTGGGGATAGAGACCACGGCGCTGGGCTTTGTCAGCGGATTCACCGGAAAGGCGCTTGCCCGGGGGCTGGAAGAACAGGGGATGCAGACCGATTTCATTGAGCTTGCGGAAGGGTTCACCAGGATCAACGTCAAGATCAAGGATGATGGCGCACAGACGGAGAGTGGAGATTTCAACCGGAGTGAGACTGAGATCAACGGGCAGGGGCCTACGATCGGGCCGGAGGCGGTAGAGGCGCTGTTCGCGAAATTCGACCAGATAGGGCAGGAGGATATTCTGGTGGTGTCCGGATCCGTGCCGGCCTCCATGCCAGATGACATTTATGAGCGGATCATGCAGAAGACCTCCGCAGCCGGGATCGTGACGGTGGTGGATGCTACCGGCAGCCTCCTTCTGAAGGTACTGCAATACGGGCCGTTTCTGATCAAGCCTAACAACGATGAGGTTTCCGAGATGCTCGGCAAGCGCCTGGAGACCACAGAGGAGATCATCTGGGGGGCGAGAGAACTCCGGAAGATGGGGGCGCGGAACGTGCTGGTCTCCAGAGGGTCCAAGGGGGCCGTGCTGGTGTCCGACAAGGATGAGGTCATCACAGCCGATGCCATCAAGTGCGAGGCTGTCAATACCGTAGGAGCCGGTGATTCCATGGTCGCCGGATTCCTTGCGGGATATATGAAGACAAAGGATTACTCTTATGCTCTGAAGCTGGGGACCGCAGCGGGGGCTGCCACTGCTGCCGCACCGGGACTGGCCTCAGGGGAAGAAATCGAAAGGATGTTAAGGAAATGA
- a CDS encoding NUDIX hydrolase produces MEFKGLKKVNEGRFITRYDLDYETVDGKPKTYEMISRRSDLVGLKDLAGSPTDSVVLIMTDESGERILLNREFRMPIGRNIMNFPAGLIDPGEGVEEAGRRELREETGLEIISIDDVLRDSFSAIGFSNEKSVCLIGRAAGEFTRSTSSEEEIWAGWYTREEVRALLRREDFSARSQAYCYMWAKSQR; encoded by the coding sequence ATGGAATTCAAAGGACTGAAGAAGGTGAACGAAGGTCGCTTCATCACTCGTTACGATCTGGACTACGAGACCGTGGATGGGAAACCCAAGACCTATGAAATGATCAGCCGGCGCAGTGATCTTGTTGGTCTGAAGGACCTGGCTGGGTCTCCAACGGACTCTGTGGTGCTGATCATGACAGATGAGAGCGGTGAGCGGATCCTTCTAAATCGCGAGTTTCGTATGCCGATTGGACGGAACATCATGAATTTCCCTGCAGGTCTGATCGATCCTGGTGAGGGGGTGGAAGAAGCCGGGCGCAGGGAGCTCAGGGAGGAGACCGGCCTGGAGATCATCTCCATCGATGACGTTCTGCGCGACAGTTTCTCTGCTATCGGTTTCTCCAACGAGAAGAGTGTCTGCCTGATCGGGCGTGCGGCAGGGGAGTTCACCCGCAGCACCTCGTCAGAAGAGGAGATCTGGGCGGGTTGGTATACCAGAGAAGAGGTCCGAGCTCTTCTGCGACGGGAGGACTTCTCCGCAAGATCCCAGGCCTATTGCTATATGTGGGCGAAGAGCCAGAGATAA
- a CDS encoding MBL fold metallo-hydrolase, producing the protein MAFCIAGGSVYAADQVKIHMINVGNADSFLVEYNGHYALIDGGRATNAGKYKNGKDIDGDCALDKYSTLEKALAGKLSAGSTTKFYRDRNLFSFYEHFDNDMKELTRVTHNNKNYLATTILTASESYATDFNRAVTARQAYDRELEEYREECKEWADYDEALEAYEHLVQVWADYDKALAAYKIAEKEYPAKLKAYQEELKAWQERNPDGQEDPEDPMPVEPEKPIPPTPPGPASERPTEAQRPQPPEGTRPPAPVNKSGLDNAAWTLYQNKKSVFDGIKTRASATKYASSAADVGAFQKFMELQKETSIKKEDPQSPLYRYYTALGYRYVYKQIDTYFKSSGYVNGAYNDCLTYLNKRGVKTIDYLILTHSHVDHVGALGAVLASDRIKVNNIIYNGTAYGSGNFRVFEHEMLDAQKEGSRVIKADDDKNNTFTLGGKVKFTQLGDTDRIPAYTREPNQGSTKDKKVMNHIVNNQSLVYRMDFDGTSMLFTGDAEGQKDGNGYNRQADILSKRKALVNVDVYKAAHHCHNNASNASFNSAMSPYYVLASCGKKNEPHKKARKALSGADIWTTKGNGDAIVASLSRNSFRIVNGAGNDITRRPAYSHTVSTKSSFGTPNLSKAAFKASGKSVSALRNTSTRIGYYNPPKTGNVKVKVSPGWFYDRVQYQLCAGDRGMSNARWKSGSTATISGAFRGTVYFRLSNKYGRSIVCKTDGFETRTAVAAARGGRAVLTGYNDVMIDWYPVKGAKKYKVWYKKGKKWKSKGTTKAIYKSIKNVPSGKRVQFRIKPVGGSGTAYVSVVTLKKAAKPTVGKAGSVARVSWKAVAGGSGYQVAVNSKVKATTRGIRYASVKVATGKKLKYKVRAYTVSNGRTIYGPWSKVRKYKL; encoded by the coding sequence GTGGCTTTTTGTATTGCAGGCGGGAGCGTCTACGCGGCGGACCAGGTGAAGATCCACATGATCAACGTGGGCAATGCGGATTCCTTCCTGGTGGAATACAATGGGCATTATGCACTGATCGATGGGGGCCGCGCGACCAACGCCGGGAAATACAAGAACGGCAAGGATATAGACGGTGACTGCGCTCTGGACAAGTATAGCACGCTTGAGAAGGCCCTGGCGGGGAAACTGTCTGCCGGCAGTACGACCAAATTTTACAGGGACAGAAACCTGTTCAGTTTCTACGAGCACTTTGACAATGACATGAAGGAACTGACCAGGGTGACACATAATAACAAGAACTACCTTGCCACAACCATCCTCACGGCGAGCGAGTCATATGCTACGGATTTCAACAGGGCAGTGACTGCCAGACAGGCTTACGACAGAGAACTGGAGGAATATAGGGAAGAGTGCAAGGAATGGGCTGATTATGACGAGGCGCTGGAGGCGTATGAGCACCTGGTCCAGGTATGGGCGGATTATGACAAGGCGCTGGCTGCCTACAAGATTGCAGAGAAGGAGTACCCGGCGAAACTGAAGGCGTACCAGGAGGAACTGAAGGCCTGGCAGGAACGGAACCCGGATGGACAGGAGGATCCGGAGGATCCCATGCCGGTTGAACCGGAGAAGCCGATCCCTCCAACGCCTCCTGGACCTGCATCGGAGCGTCCGACAGAGGCCCAGAGACCGCAACCACCGGAAGGGACACGTCCGCCCGCACCGGTGAACAAGTCCGGGCTGGACAATGCTGCCTGGACGCTGTACCAGAATAAGAAAAGCGTATTCGATGGAATCAAGACCAGAGCATCTGCCACCAAGTACGCAAGCAGCGCTGCGGATGTGGGCGCATTCCAGAAATTTATGGAACTTCAGAAGGAAACCTCCATCAAGAAGGAGGATCCCCAATCACCCCTTTACAGGTATTACACAGCTCTGGGTTACCGGTATGTATACAAGCAGATCGACACCTATTTCAAGAGTAGCGGTTATGTAAACGGTGCGTACAATGACTGTCTGACCTATCTGAACAAGCGCGGAGTCAAGACCATCGACTACCTGATTCTGACCCACAGCCATGTGGATCACGTGGGAGCACTGGGCGCCGTGCTGGCCAGTGACAGGATCAAGGTGAACAACATCATCTACAACGGTACCGCCTATGGGTCCGGCAATTTCCGAGTGTTCGAACACGAGATGTTGGATGCACAGAAAGAAGGCAGCAGGGTGATCAAGGCCGACGATGATAAGAACAACACATTCACCCTCGGCGGCAAGGTGAAGTTCACCCAGCTGGGAGACACAGACCGGATCCCGGCATATACCCGGGAACCGAACCAGGGTTCTACCAAGGATAAGAAAGTCATGAACCACATCGTCAACAATCAGTCCCTGGTGTACAGGATGGATTTTGACGGCACTTCCATGCTTTTTACCGGTGATGCGGAAGGACAGAAGGATGGAAATGGCTACAACCGTCAGGCGGACATCCTCAGTAAACGAAAAGCATTGGTCAATGTAGACGTCTACAAGGCGGCGCATCACTGTCATAACAACGCCAGCAATGCCAGTTTCAACAGTGCCATGAGTCCATACTACGTGCTGGCCAGCTGCGGTAAGAAGAACGAACCTCATAAGAAAGCCAGGAAGGCTTTGTCGGGGGCAGATATCTGGACGACCAAGGGGAACGGAGACGCTATCGTCGCCAGTCTGTCACGAAATTCCTTCCGGATCGTCAACGGCGCAGGCAATGATATTACCCGGAGGCCGGCGTACAGTCACACCGTCTCCACCAAGTCCAGTTTTGGCACCCCCAACCTGTCAAAGGCCGCATTCAAGGCCTCCGGCAAGTCCGTGTCTGCGCTCAGGAACACGTCCACCAGGATCGGCTACTATAACCCGCCCAAGACCGGGAATGTCAAGGTGAAGGTCAGCCCGGGCTGGTTCTACGACAGGGTGCAATATCAGCTTTGTGCAGGAGACCGGGGCATGAGCAATGCCCGGTGGAAGAGCGGGAGCACCGCCACCATCAGTGGCGCGTTCCGGGGAACCGTGTACTTCCGTCTCTCCAACAAGTATGGGCGCAGCATCGTCTGCAAGACGGACGGGTTCGAGACCCGCACGGCAGTGGCTGCAGCCAGAGGAGGCCGGGCGGTACTCACCGGCTACAATGACGTGATGATCGACTGGTATCCTGTTAAGGGTGCCAAGAAATACAAGGTCTGGTACAAGAAAGGCAAGAAATGGAAGAGCAAGGGGACGACCAAGGCCATCTACAAGTCGATCAAGAACGTGCCTTCTGGCAAGAGGGTCCAGTTCAGGATCAAACCCGTAGGGGGCAGTGGAACTGCATACGTCAGCGTGGTCACCCTGAAGAAGGCGGCCAAACCGACTGTTGGCAAGGCAGGCTCCGTTGCGAGAGTCTCCTGGAAAGCCGTTGCAGGAGGCAGCGGTTACCAGGTGGCGGTGAATTCCAAAGTGAAGGCGACGACCAGAGGGATCCGTTATGCTTCGGTGAAAGTAGCTACGGGCAAGAAACTTAAGTACAAGGTACGGGCGTATACCGTAAGCAACGGCAGAACGATCTACGGGCCCTGGTCCAAGGTGAGGAAGTATAAACTGTAA